A stretch of Bradyrhizobium sp. CCBAU 53338 DNA encodes these proteins:
- a CDS encoding porin, whose protein sequence is MKLVKSLLLGSAAGLIAVGGAQAADLPVKAKAVEYVKICSLYGAGFYYMPGTDTCIKLGGYVRADMVLGGAGDYNFNANGPTLNGGSNNRLTNYYYTRARMDLNVDTRTATEYGVVRTYADMIFSYDTGQWSGSAPSTFTAGGVSLGLYHAFIQFAGFTFGRTVSIFDAPWQSYNAGGPDTVPGGSNHVTGINQAAYTADFGQGITGSVALEMPDTQSNGLGNLWNVSATTANAAFITGSYGNNGWGGTRSPDIVGALRVDQAWGLGQISVAAHELHAGYYGTTEPTGHPSDKWGWAVMGALSIKNIPTGAGDTINMNAVYTDGDTRENFQVLFPQTFFMYSGTGVAGAYQSIGFAGISDGVFSSAGGGIETTKSWGFRGGYTHNWNPNWASAIYGGYGGVSYSTTAKATICAAFALAVTTAGATCNPDFNFGVIGVNTVWTPVKNLAFTADLSWSHLDQKYSGVISGANTAVAAAAKPVATYELKDQNSLTLLLRANRTF, encoded by the coding sequence ATGAAGTTGGTTAAGAGCCTTTTGCTCGGCTCAGCGGCGGGTCTGATCGCCGTGGGCGGAGCTCAAGCAGCCGATCTCCCCGTGAAGGCCAAGGCGGTCGAATACGTGAAGATCTGCTCGCTGTACGGTGCGGGTTTCTACTACATGCCGGGCACCGACACCTGCATCAAGCTGGGTGGTTACGTCCGCGCTGACATGGTTCTCGGCGGCGCCGGAGACTATAACTTCAACGCTAACGGCCCGACGCTCAACGGTGGTTCGAACAACCGTCTGACGAACTACTACTACACCCGCGCTCGTATGGACCTCAACGTCGATACGCGTACCGCGACCGAATACGGTGTTGTCCGTACCTACGCTGACATGATCTTCTCGTATGATACGGGTCAGTGGTCCGGCAGCGCTCCGTCGACGTTTACCGCTGGCGGCGTTTCGCTCGGCCTCTACCATGCGTTCATCCAGTTCGCTGGCTTCACCTTCGGCCGCACGGTCTCGATCTTCGACGCTCCGTGGCAGAGCTACAATGCTGGCGGTCCCGATACCGTTCCGGGCGGTTCCAACCACGTGACCGGTATCAATCAGGCCGCTTATACTGCTGACTTCGGCCAGGGCATCACCGGTTCGGTCGCCTTGGAAATGCCCGATACGCAGTCCAACGGTCTGGGTAACCTCTGGAACGTTTCGGCCACCACTGCTAACGCTGCGTTCATCACGGGCTCCTACGGCAACAACGGTTGGGGTGGAACGCGTTCGCCCGACATCGTCGGTGCTCTCCGTGTCGACCAGGCCTGGGGTCTGGGCCAGATTTCGGTCGCCGCGCATGAACTGCATGCTGGCTACTACGGCACGACTGAGCCCACCGGTCATCCTTCCGACAAGTGGGGTTGGGCTGTGATGGGCGCCTTGTCGATCAAGAACATCCCGACCGGTGCGGGCGACACGATCAACATGAACGCCGTCTACACCGATGGCGACACCCGCGAGAACTTCCAGGTTCTGTTCCCGCAGACCTTCTTCATGTACAGCGGCACGGGCGTGGCTGGCGCTTATCAGAGCATCGGTTTCGCTGGTATCTCTGACGGCGTGTTCAGCTCTGCTGGCGGTGGCATCGAGACCACCAAGAGCTGGGGCTTCCGCGGTGGTTACACCCACAACTGGAACCCGAACTGGGCGAGCGCCATCTACGGCGGTTACGGTGGCGTGAGCTACAGCACCACTGCCAAGGCGACGATCTGCGCTGCCTTTGCTCTGGCTGTCACGACTGCCGGTGCGACCTGTAACCCGGACTTCAACTTCGGCGTTATCGGCGTCAACACCGTCTGGACCCCGGTCAAGAACCTGGCGTTCACGGCTGACCTGAGCTGGTCGCATCTCGACCAGAAGTACTCGGGCGTCATCTCGGGTGCGAACACTGCGGTCGCTGCTGCTGCGAAGCCGGTTGCGACGTATGAGCTGAAGGATCAGAACTCGCTGACCCTGCTGCTCCGCGCCAACCGCACCTTCTAA
- a CDS encoding transglycosylase SLT domain-containing protein — protein sequence MAGLSAGCVALAKSKETTEDAAKEPVKQTAKGTAKPAAKQPAKDAAKGSAKGLATGAAKETSKETSKHTAKGASKEAAKGASKGAASAPAKDAAKKPASKNAAKDKPKPAAASASKSRPASNASASHVAPTATATVRHTAPAPVSARPVATPVLAPATRQHAAPRKPVMPAAVAATSSTSQADKDTLENVIELVRKRKPGDATSYADSISDPVARKLAEWIILRSEDNGASVERYRAFLTANPSWPSQTFLRRRLEAAMWDDRRDDSVAWSWFENESPVSAKGRFALAKAMLARGDRANAERLVREAWRSDPMSEDTENNALDQFGALLTPGDQKARMDALLYGSEHEAALRAAKRLGAGYVALARARIASFRKAPNTRALLEEVPRELHGDPGFIFSKIQLLRREEKFPEAAQLMLSAPKDPNRLYNVDEWWIERRLLARKMIDSEDFRSAYLIARDAALPSRDIYKTEQEFTAGWIALRFLNDPAAAAQHFARIGVGSVNPTTLARAGYWQGRAAEAAGRQQEARNAYARAAEQSTSYYGQLARAKLGLPQIELNSQPRGRGAERLEIVRAAQLLYELDERDLAVPMLADMGENGDPEALTGLGELTQRYGDARGMLLVGKAALNRGLPFDFYAYPVNGIPHFTQIGPEVERSVVYAIARQESAFNPAVVSPAQAYGLMQVTPDAARYVCKRHGATYDLSRLKNDPSYNATLGAAELGGLLEDYRGSYIMTFAAYNAGRGSVRKWIDRYGDPRDAKVDAVDWVELIPFSETRNYVQRIMENLQVYRARFGGGTRLQIEADLHRGVGSVE from the coding sequence ATGGCCGGCCTGTCGGCCGGCTGCGTCGCTTTGGCCAAGTCCAAGGAGACGACAGAGGACGCCGCGAAGGAACCCGTAAAGCAAACAGCGAAGGGAACCGCGAAACCAGCCGCCAAGCAGCCAGCGAAAGACGCGGCGAAGGGATCTGCCAAGGGACTCGCCACCGGCGCCGCGAAGGAAACGTCCAAAGAAACGTCCAAGCACACAGCCAAGGGCGCAAGCAAAGAGGCCGCCAAGGGAGCGAGCAAGGGCGCAGCCTCGGCGCCAGCCAAGGATGCGGCGAAGAAACCTGCCAGCAAGAACGCTGCGAAGGACAAGCCGAAGCCTGCAGCTGCCTCCGCGTCAAAGTCGCGACCGGCCTCCAACGCGTCGGCTTCCCACGTCGCGCCGACGGCGACGGCTACCGTGAGACACACCGCCCCGGCACCTGTCTCGGCCAGACCTGTCGCAACGCCCGTGCTCGCGCCGGCAACGCGCCAGCACGCCGCGCCGCGCAAGCCGGTCATGCCGGCCGCCGTCGCGGCGACCTCGTCGACATCGCAAGCCGACAAGGACACGCTGGAGAACGTCATCGAGCTCGTGCGCAAGCGCAAACCAGGCGATGCCACCAGTTATGCGGATTCGATCTCGGATCCAGTCGCGCGAAAACTCGCGGAATGGATCATCCTGCGCAGCGAGGACAATGGCGCGAGCGTCGAGCGCTACCGCGCTTTCCTCACTGCAAATCCAAGCTGGCCGTCGCAGACCTTCCTGCGTCGGCGCCTCGAAGCTGCAATGTGGGACGACAGGCGCGACGATTCAGTTGCATGGTCGTGGTTCGAGAACGAATCCCCTGTTTCGGCCAAGGGCCGCTTCGCCCTCGCCAAGGCAATGCTGGCGCGCGGCGACCGCGCCAATGCCGAGCGGCTGGTGCGCGAAGCCTGGCGCAGCGATCCGATGTCGGAGGATACCGAGAACAACGCGCTCGACCAGTTCGGTGCGCTACTCACACCGGGCGACCAGAAGGCGCGGATGGACGCGCTGCTCTATGGCAGCGAGCATGAGGCGGCCCTGCGCGCGGCAAAACGGCTTGGCGCCGGCTATGTCGCGCTCGCCAGGGCCCGTATCGCCTCCTTCAGGAAAGCGCCCAACACGCGCGCGCTGCTCGAAGAGGTGCCGCGCGAGCTGCACGGCGATCCCGGCTTCATCTTTAGCAAGATTCAGCTTCTGCGCCGCGAAGAGAAGTTTCCCGAAGCGGCTCAGCTGATGCTGTCGGCGCCGAAGGACCCCAACCGGCTCTACAATGTCGACGAATGGTGGATCGAGCGACGCCTGCTGGCACGCAAGATGATCGACAGCGAAGACTTCCGCAGCGCCTATCTGATCGCGCGCGACGCCGCCCTGCCCTCGCGCGACATCTACAAGACCGAACAGGAGTTCACCGCGGGCTGGATCGCGCTGCGCTTCCTCAACGATCCCGCGGCAGCCGCCCAGCATTTTGCCCGCATCGGCGTCGGCAGCGTCAATCCAACCACACTCGCGCGTGCCGGGTACTGGCAGGGCCGCGCCGCCGAGGCCGCCGGCCGGCAGCAGGAGGCGCGCAACGCCTATGCCCGTGCTGCCGAGCAGTCGACCAGCTATTACGGCCAGCTCGCTCGCGCAAAGCTCGGCCTGCCGCAAATCGAGCTGAACAGCCAGCCGCGCGGCCGCGGCGCCGAACGGCTGGAGATCGTGCGCGCGGCGCAATTGCTCTACGAGCTCGACGAGCGCGATCTGGCGGTGCCGATGCTTGCCGACATGGGCGAGAACGGCGATCCCGAGGCGCTGACCGGCCTCGGCGAGCTGACCCAGCGCTACGGCGACGCGCGCGGCATGCTGCTGGTCGGCAAGGCGGCGCTCAATCGCGGCCTGCCGTTCGATTTCTACGCCTACCCAGTCAACGGCATTCCGCACTTCACCCAGATCGGCCCCGAGGTCGAGCGCAGCGTCGTCTACGCGATCGCGCGGCAGGAAAGCGCGTTCAATCCGGCCGTGGTCTCGCCGGCGCAGGCCTATGGCCTGATGCAGGTAACCCCCGATGCCGCGCGCTATGTCTGCAAGCGGCACGGTGCGACCTATGACCTGTCGCGGCTGAAGAACGATCCGTCCTACAACGCCACGCTCGGCGCGGCCGAACTCGGCGGCCTGCTCGAGGATTATCGCGGCTCCTACATCATGACCTTCGCGGCCTACAATGCCGGCCGCGGCAGCGTGAGGAAATGGATCGACCGCTACGGCGACCCACGTGACGCAAAGGTCGACGCGGTCGACTGGGTCGAGCTGATTCCCTTCTCCGAAACTCGCAACTACGTGCAGCGGATCATGGAGAATCTTCAGGTCTACCGCGCCCGCTTCGGCGGTGGCACGCGCTTGCAGATCGAGGCCGACCTGCATCGCGGCGTCGGCAGCGTCGAATAG
- the dapA gene encoding 4-hydroxy-tetrahydrodipicolinate synthase, with product MAAKTKFRGSFTALVTPFKNGSLDEAAFRSLVNWQISEGTNGLVPVGTTGESPTLSHDEHKKVVEWCIEEAKGRVPVIAGAGSNSTKEAVELAQHAEKAGANAVLVVTPYYNKPTQEGMYQHFKAINDAIGIPIIIYNIPPRSVIDMSVDTMKRLWELKNIAGVKDATASMVRVSQQRAAMGEDFNQLSGEDATIIGYMAHGGHGCISVTSNVAPRLCAEFHAAWAKGDTKAALAIHDKLMPLHNNLFIESNPAPIKYAMSLLGKLDETLRLPMVPVSEPTRVAVRDAMVHAGLIN from the coding sequence ATGGCAGCCAAGACGAAATTCCGGGGATCTTTCACCGCCTTGGTCACGCCGTTCAAGAATGGCTCGCTGGACGAAGCGGCGTTCCGCTCCCTGGTCAACTGGCAGATTTCGGAAGGCACCAACGGCCTGGTCCCGGTCGGCACCACCGGCGAGAGCCCGACGCTCAGCCACGACGAGCACAAGAAGGTCGTCGAATGGTGCATCGAAGAGGCCAAGGGCCGGGTGCCCGTGATCGCCGGCGCCGGCTCCAACTCGACCAAGGAGGCTGTTGAGCTGGCCCAGCACGCGGAGAAGGCGGGCGCCAACGCCGTGCTGGTGGTGACGCCGTACTACAACAAGCCGACCCAGGAAGGCATGTATCAGCACTTCAAGGCGATCAACGATGCGATCGGGATTCCGATCATCATCTACAACATCCCGCCGCGCTCGGTGATCGACATGTCGGTCGACACCATGAAGCGTCTGTGGGAGCTGAAGAACATCGCCGGCGTCAAGGACGCCACCGCCAGTATGGTGCGCGTGTCGCAGCAGCGCGCCGCGATGGGCGAGGATTTCAACCAGCTCTCCGGCGAGGACGCCACCATCATCGGCTACATGGCCCATGGCGGCCATGGCTGCATCTCGGTGACCTCGAACGTCGCGCCGCGCCTGTGCGCCGAGTTCCATGCCGCGTGGGCGAAGGGCGATACCAAGGCGGCGCTCGCGATCCACGACAAGCTGATGCCGCTTCACAACAACCTGTTCATCGAGAGCAACCCGGCGCCGATCAAGTACGCGATGTCGCTGCTCGGCAAGCTCGACGAGACGCTGCGCCTGCCGATGGTTCCGGTCTCCGAGCCGACCCGCGTTGCCGTGCGCGACGCCATGGTTCACGCCGGCCTCATCAACTAG
- the mscL gene encoding large conductance mechanosensitive channel protein MscL, which yields MLKEFREFAMKGNVVDLAVAVIIGAAFGAIVTSMVNDIIMPIIGAVTGGLDFSNYFIGLSSKVTATNLADAKKQGAVLAYGSFFTLVVNFVIVAFVLFMVIRTMNQFKRKEEVKPAEPPKPSAEVVLLTEIRDLLKK from the coding sequence ATGCTGAAGGAATTCCGCGAATTCGCGATGAAGGGCAACGTCGTCGATCTCGCCGTCGCGGTCATCATCGGCGCCGCTTTCGGGGCCATCGTGACCTCGATGGTCAACGACATCATCATGCCGATCATCGGTGCAGTCACCGGCGGCCTGGATTTCTCCAATTATTTCATCGGACTTTCCAGCAAGGTCACCGCGACCAATCTCGCTGATGCCAAGAAGCAGGGGGCGGTGCTGGCGTATGGCAGCTTCTTCACCCTGGTCGTGAACTTTGTCATCGTCGCTTTCGTGCTGTTCATGGTCATTCGCACCATGAACCAGTTCAAGCGCAAGGAAGAGGTCAAGCCCGCGGAGCCGCCGAAGCCGTCGGCCGAGGTCGTGCTGCTGACCGAGATCCGCGATCTCCTCAAGAAGTGA
- the smpB gene encoding SsrA-binding protein SmpB: MADKNERPIKVMAENRKARFNYAIEDTIEAGIALTGTEVKSIRNGKSTIAESYADSKDGEIWLINATIPEYLQGNRFNHEPKRPRKLLLHRRQINKLMGAVDREGMTLIPLKLYFNERGRAKLQLAVAKGKKLHDKRESEKKRDWSREKGRLMRARG; this comes from the coding sequence ATGGCCGATAAGAACGAACGTCCGATCAAGGTCATGGCGGAAAATCGCAAGGCCCGCTTCAACTACGCCATCGAGGACACGATCGAGGCGGGCATTGCGCTGACCGGAACCGAGGTGAAGTCGATCCGAAACGGCAAGAGCACGATTGCGGAGTCCTACGCCGATTCCAAGGACGGCGAGATCTGGCTGATCAACGCCACCATTCCCGAATACCTCCAGGGCAACCGCTTCAACCACGAGCCCAAGCGGCCGCGGAAGCTGCTGCTGCATCGCCGGCAGATCAACAAGCTGATGGGCGCGGTCGATCGCGAGGGCATGACGCTGATCCCGCTCAAGCTGTATTTCAACGAACGCGGGCGCGCCAAATTGCAGCTAGCGGTTGCAAAGGGTAAGAAGCTGCACGACAAGCGCGAGAGCGAGAAGAAGCGCGACTGGAGCCGGGAGAAGGGCCGGCTGATGCGGGCGAGGGGATAG
- a CDS encoding peroxiredoxin, with protein sequence MTQKNLLEVDWSRIPAPDDDGGAAHLAGLTLPAISLLATDDTSVNLSALPGRTVVFAYPRTGEPGKIGLVDDWDMIPGARGCTPQTCAFRDLFAELKAAGAAQVFGLSTQSNAYQTEMASRLHLPFPVLSDEKLVLTRALNLPTMEVAGLTLIKRLALVVDDARITHVFYPVFPPDRNAGDVLDWLKAHPAKDSAKA encoded by the coding sequence ATGACGCAGAAGAACCTGCTCGAGGTGGACTGGAGCCGAATTCCTGCACCTGATGACGATGGCGGCGCTGCCCATCTTGCAGGTCTGACGCTGCCCGCGATCAGCCTGCTTGCGACCGACGATACGTCGGTCAATCTGTCGGCGCTACCGGGGCGCACCGTGGTGTTCGCCTACCCGCGCACCGGCGAGCCCGGAAAGATCGGATTGGTCGACGATTGGGACATGATCCCCGGGGCGCGGGGCTGCACGCCGCAGACCTGTGCGTTTCGCGACCTGTTCGCCGAGTTGAAGGCCGCCGGCGCGGCGCAGGTGTTTGGTCTCTCGACCCAGAGCAACGCCTACCAGACCGAGATGGCATCCCGGCTGCATCTGCCGTTCCCGGTGCTCTCCGACGAGAAGCTGGTGCTCACGCGCGCGCTCAATCTGCCGACCATGGAGGTCGCGGGCCTGACGCTGATCAAGCGCCTCGCGCTTGTTGTCGACGACGCCAGGATCACGCATGTGTTCTATCCGGTGTTTCCGCCCGACCGGAACGCCGGCGATGTGCTGGACTGGCTGAAGGCCCATCCCGCCAAGGATTCAGCAAAAGCCTAG
- a CDS encoding uracil-DNA glycosylase codes for MTTSRSEAAKSSRQAPNLVPDRDCPLCPRLVAFREANRAREPLWHNAPVAPFGDISARLLIVGLAPGMQGANRTGRPFTGDYAGDLLYATLLEYGFAKGSYQARPDDGLKLVDCRIANAVHCVPPQNKPLPVEINTCRQFLVANLETMPKLRAIIALGRIAHDSVLKPLKLKASQAPFGHGAVHQAGAFKLYDSYHCSRYNTNTGVLTPDMFRSVFAKVKTDLD; via the coding sequence ATGACGACTTCGAGGAGTGAGGCGGCAAAGTCGAGCCGCCAGGCCCCCAACCTCGTCCCCGACCGTGACTGTCCGCTCTGCCCGCGCCTGGTCGCCTTTCGCGAGGCGAACCGCGCGCGCGAGCCGTTGTGGCACAATGCTCCGGTTGCGCCGTTCGGCGACATCTCGGCTCGCCTCCTGATCGTCGGTCTCGCGCCGGGGATGCAGGGTGCCAACCGCACCGGCCGGCCGTTCACCGGCGACTATGCCGGTGACCTGCTCTACGCCACGCTGCTCGAATACGGTTTCGCCAAGGGCAGCTACCAGGCGCGTCCCGATGACGGGTTGAAGCTGGTCGACTGCCGGATCGCCAATGCCGTGCATTGCGTTCCGCCTCAGAACAAGCCGCTGCCGGTCGAGATCAATACCTGCCGGCAGTTTCTCGTCGCCAATCTCGAAACGATGCCGAAGCTGCGCGCCATCATTGCGCTCGGGCGGATTGCGCACGACAGCGTGCTCAAGCCGCTGAAGCTGAAGGCCTCGCAGGCCCCCTTCGGCCACGGCGCCGTGCACCAGGCCGGCGCGTTCAAGCTGTACGACAGCTATCACTGCTCCCGCTACAACACGAACACGGGCGTCCTCACGCCGGACATGTTCCGCAGCGTATTCGCGAAGGTGAAGACGGATCTCGACTAG
- a CDS encoding NYN domain-containing protein: protein MSPSPTNKIALFIDGANLYATAKTLGFDIDYKRLLKEFQSRGTLLRAFYYTAIIEDQEYSSIRPLIDWLDYNGYTVVTKATKEFIDASGRRKVKGNMDIELAVDAMELAEHVDQMVLFSGDGDFRSLVEAVQRRGVRVTVISTIASQPPMIADELRRQADVFTDLVELQSKLGRDPSERPAPRDRGEREARHHAPQFLQRATTMAPRGDDDFEE, encoded by the coding sequence ATGTCACCTTCCCCTACCAACAAGATCGCGCTCTTCATCGACGGGGCCAATCTTTACGCAACGGCGAAAACTCTCGGCTTCGACATCGATTACAAGCGCCTTCTGAAGGAATTTCAGAGCCGCGGGACGTTGCTGCGGGCGTTCTACTACACAGCGATCATCGAGGATCAGGAATATTCCTCGATCCGTCCCCTGATCGACTGGCTCGACTACAACGGCTACACCGTCGTCACCAAGGCGACCAAGGAGTTCATCGACGCCTCCGGCCGCCGCAAGGTCAAGGGCAACATGGACATCGAGCTCGCTGTCGACGCCATGGAGCTCGCCGAGCACGTCGACCAGATGGTGCTGTTCTCGGGTGACGGCGACTTCCGCTCGCTGGTCGAGGCCGTGCAGCGCCGCGGCGTCCGCGTCACGGTGATCTCCACCATCGCCAGCCAGCCGCCGATGATCGCGGACGAGCTGCGCCGCCAGGCCGACGTCTTCACCGATCTCGTCGAGTTGCAGTCCAAGCTTGGCCGCGACCCGTCCGAGCGCCCAGCGCCACGTGATCGCGGCGAGCGCGAGGCCCGCCACCACGCCCCGCAATTCCTCCAGCGCGCGACCACGATGGCGCCGAGGGGCGATGACGACTTCGAGGAGTGA
- the rpoZ gene encoding DNA-directed RNA polymerase subunit omega: protein MARVTVEDCIDKVDNRFDLVLLAAHRARMISSGSQLTVDRDNDKNPVVSLREIADTTISPEDLREELVHSLQKFVEVDEPEPDTVPLIGSAGASVDADDTEVAVERMTEEELLKGLEGLAPPEEQPEEDE from the coding sequence ATGGCTCGCGTCACCGTAGAAGATTGTATCGACAAGGTCGACAACAGGTTTGACCTGGTCTTGCTGGCCGCCCACCGTGCCCGCATGATTTCGTCCGGTTCACAACTAACGGTTGACCGCGATAACGACAAGAACCCTGTTGTATCCTTGCGCGAGATCGCCGACACGACCATCTCGCCCGAGGATCTCCGCGAGGAGCTGGTGCATTCCCTGCAGAAGTTCGTCGAAGTCGACGAGCCGGAGCCGGATACGGTGCCGCTGATCGGTTCCGCCGGCGCCAGCGTCGATGCCGACGACACCGAAGTCGCTGTGGAGCGCATGACCGAAGAGGAGCTCCTGAAGGGCCTCGAAGGCCTCGCGCCGCCGGAAGAGCAGCCCGAGGAGGACGAGTAA